The sequence TCGGGACGGCTGGCGACGTCGACGCGGTAGCTCTGGGCGTGCGTCCCGCTCCGGTCCAGTTCGGTCGCGAGGCGTTTTGCGGCCGCTTCGTCGAGGTCGGCGATCGCCACCCGATGGCCACCGCTGTGCAGGCGCCGCGTGATCTGCTCGCCCAGCCCGGTCGCCCCGCCGGTGACCACGGCGACCGGCGCGGTGCCGCTCACAGCAGGAATCCCGCGGCGGGAACGGCTTCGTCGGCGTTGACCAGACGGACGACCTTGCGGGCGAAGCGATCCTCGTCGCCACTGGCGCCGAGGCGGACGACGTAATCGACGTCCGCGGCCCACAGGTCGTGGCGGCCGCGCTTGTACGCCACGATGATCTGGGCGGCCTTGAGCGTGACGGACCGGTCGTCGACGGCGCCGGGGAGGAAGCGCGAGACGGTCCGCACGGTGATCGCCGAGTCGACCGCGGCGAGCGCGTAGCCCTCGGTCATCCGCCGCACGCGCAGCCCGCGCATCCGGGCGTCGTCGTGGACCATGTTGAGGACGTCGTCGAAGTCCTCTGCGTCGCGCTCGATCGGGATGATGTACATCCCGTCGTCGGCGTAAAGCCGTTGCCAGGTTTCGTATTCCTTGGCGTCCAGCAGCGCGGCCTCACGCCAGGCCAGCTCGATCGCGCGGACCACCCGCGGATCGGTGAGGGTCTCAGTCATCGCTCATCATCCGCTTCCATTGGGCGTACGCCGCCCGCATTCCGGTCTCGTCGGTGACGTGGCTGGTCGGCCAGCCCTCGGGAGAGGGCTTTTCGCGGCCGAGACCGCGGTTGACCATGATCGGCATCTCGGGTGCGCCCTGGGCGCCGCGCTGGACCCGGTCCCAGCCTTCGGAGTCGTCCGGCGTGCCGAAACCGAACGGGCCCTGGAAATGCTCGTGGGCGCGCAACCGCTCCCGGTTGACCGGTCCGGCGATCTCGGGCGGGCCGTCACTGCCGAGCGCGACGTGTTCGATGACGGTCTCGTCGACGCTGATCGGCCGCAGCACCCGGAAGAACGAGATCGACATCGACACGTTGGGGAACAGGTTGAGGTTGAACCCGGTGCCGTGCACGGCACGGACGAGCCTCCGGACTTCGGCTTCGTCCGCTCCGGCGGCTTCCAGTTGGGCGACCAGTCCGTCGAACCGAGGTTGGAGCGGCTCGCTACCGTCGTCCGCCTCCAGATCGGAGTGCTCGGGGACCATCTGCATCACCGAGTGGCCATTGCCGAGGTCGTGGGTGACCGCCGTCGGGTCGGTCATGAACGACATCATCTCGGCGGTTTCGGCGTCGACCGACGCCATCCAGGAGCGGTGCACGATGGGGAAGTGGTACCCGTCGGTGGTGTTCTCCAGCTGGATCTTCCAGTTGCCGCGGTAGGTGAACCGGTGGGTGCCGAGCACCTTCACCGGGTAGCCGCCGCCCTGCGCCATGAAGCGGTCGATCCACGGTTTGACGTCGCCGAGGAAATCGGCCAGCGGTTCGGCGTCGGCGTTCAAGGTCGCGAAGATCATCCCGCCGTAGGACTCGGTGCGCAGGGTCTTCAGGCCGAGGTCGGCCTTGTCCATGACGCCCTCGTACCCGTCGGGGTACGGGATGCCGCGCAGTTTGCCGTCCAGGCCGTAGGACCAGGCGTGGTACGGACAGGTGAACCCGTTGGCGTGGCCCGTTTTCTTCTCGCAGAGTGACGCGCCCCGGTGGCGGCAGCGGTTCACGAGCGTGCGGATCTCGCCCTTGCGGTCCTTGGTCACGATGACCGGATGCCGTCCGACGTGGGTCGATTTGAAGCTGCCCGCCTTGGGCAGTTCCGATTCGTGCGCGACCCAGATCCAGGAGCGCTCGAAGATCTTCGTCATCTCCTGGTCGAAGACGGCCGGGTCGGTGTACATCCGGCCGGCGACCCGGTCGCCGAGGACGAGGTCCGCGGGCGGCAGGTCATACACGGTCGCTGCGGTGAACGCTGTGCTCTCGGTGGCCATCGCGATCAGCCCCGGTATTCGCGCGGGGTGAGGGCGCGGCCGATACGCGCTTCGATCTTGGCATACTTCCACAGCTTCCACGGGCTGTCGCCGACCGGCGTGGAGCGCAGGAAGTCGCACGCCTGCTTGACGGTTTCCTGCGTGTCGACGTCGCAGAGCAGGTAACACGTCCACGGCCAGCCGTCGGACGGGCCGACCATATGCGAGTCGTCGTCGATGTCGCCGATGAAGTCCACGCCGGGAAGGCACTTGATGCCGTCCATCAGTGCGACGAAAGCGGTCCAGACGTCGCCCGCGGCGACGCCGCCGTCCGGAAGGTCGAAGAAGTTCTGGTTGATACCGATGCAGAACAGCACGCGCAGCGGGGTATCGCTCATGGTGGGGGTCCAACTCCTCGTCGGTCGGTGGGGGTCACTGGAAGCCGGGAACGGTGGGCGGATGCCCCATCAGCACGGCACCCGCGGCGTCGTACATGGCCGGACCCAGGAAGGCGTGCTGCTGGGGGACCAGGGCGTCGCCGAGCAGCCACTGCAGCGGGTGGTCGTTGCCGATGGCGCCGGTACCGGACAGGGCGATGACCCGGTTGACGGTCTCCGCGGCGGTCCTCGCGAGGTGCGTCGAGGCGAGGCGGAGATGCGCGTTCTGCTCCGGCGTCACGGGGTCGCCGTCCAGCACCGTTTGCCATGCCTCGTCGGTGACCTCGTAGAAGTACGCGCGCGCCGAGCGCATCGTCGCCTCGGCTTCGGCGAGGCCCGTCCGGTAGTAGGCGCGGTCGGCGAGTTTCGGCGCGCCCGTGACACCAGAACGGCCGCTCCCGACCTCGGTCGCGAAGTCGAGCGCCGCGCGGGCGACTCCCGCGCCGACGACCGCCAACACCTGGGAGGCGTAGGCGAGCGTGGGGTAGCGGTACAACGGTTCGTCGATCGTGGGTTCACCGCCGCGGATGAACGTCCATTCGCGGGGAACCTCGACCTTGTCGACGACGAGGTCGAAGGAACCGGTGCCCTTCATCCCGACGACGTCCCACTCCTGGATGATCTCGACCTGCTCCGGCCGCAGGAGCGCGGTGCGCGGCTTTCCGGCGGTCGTGTCGTCACCGGGGATCCCCACGCCGAGGACGTCCGCGCCCATACAGCCGCTCGCGAACTTCCAGCGTCCGTCGACCAGGAAGCCGGACGCGGTGGGTTCGGCCCGCTGCACGGGGAAGAGGCCGCCGGCGAAGCACACGTCCGGCCCTTCGGCGTACAGCTCGGCCTGCGTCTCGACGGGCAACGCCGCGAGATAGACCAGCGCGGAACCGAAGCTGGCCACCCAGCCGGTGGAGCCGTCGACGACGGAGATCCGCTCCACGATCCGGAGGAAGTCGGCAGGGGGAAGGGGCGCACCGCCGAACCGTTCGGGTGTCGCGGAGCGATAGATGCCCGCTTCCTTGAGCCGGGAGACGAAGTCGCGGGACACATACCGCTGGTCGCGGAACTCCTGACGGCGCTCGAGGAGTTTGGCCAGGACATCCTCGAGCGTCGTGGCCGGGCTCTCCTTGATCTGGGCCATCGGGCGCTCCTCGCGTCGTAGGGAAGGTGTCTCCGACGCTAGGGATCACCGCCGCGCGTGGCCATTGGTCATTGCCTGCCGGTGGCGGGGGAATCCCACGCAGGGCGGTAGGGGAAATCCTTACCGGGCCGCCCGATGGCGAACTCCTATGCTGAGGCCGTGCAGGTCGATCCGATCGCGCCCGAGCTGGCCACCGGCGACTTCGTGGCGATGATGAACGCCTCGAAGGTGTGCGTGCTCGTCCACGACGCGGCGACCAAGAACATCCTGTGGGCCAATCCCGCCGCGTGCGAGATGCTCGAATTCAGCCTTTCGGAGCTGCGCCCGCTCAAGGCCGACCACATGAGCAGTTCCGCGCAGCAGTACGACCGCGTCATCGGGCGTGCCTGGCTCCAGGCCGCGGTCGACCACGGTTCGAGCCGCATCGTGTGGCACTACCGGAGCAAATCCGGCCGCGTGATCCCCACCGACGCGGTGGCCATCCGGGTCGAGCTGGAGCGGGGACCCGCGGTGATGGTCCAGTTCCGCGACATCCAGCGCGCCGAGGAGGTCGAACGGGAGCTGAAGCTGACGACGTCGTACGTCGACGCGCTGGCGCGGCACACCTCGACCGTGGCGTTCATGCTCGACGCCGCCGGAGCGGTGCGGTTCGCCACGGACAGCGCGCTGACCTTCCTCGGCCTGACCGGTGACGACGATCGAGTGGCCGGGGAGCCGCTGACCGCGTACGCGCGGCTGCATCTGGGCGGCAGGCCGGTGCGCTGGACCGAGGTGGTGGCCGGCGCGGATCCGGTCGGGCCGGTGCAGCTGGAGTTGCCGGGGGAGAACGCGACCTGGCTGGAAGGGAGCCTGGAGCGGCTGTCGGAGTCCGAGGTCGACGCGTATCTGATGATCCTGCACGACGTCTCCGAGCGGGTGCGTGGCGAAGCGCGGCGAGAGCTGGAACTGCGGCACGAGAACTATCTGGCCCGCTACAACGCCATGGGGGACATGGCGATGGCGATCGCGCACGAACTCGGCCAGCCGCTGGCCGCCGCCGCGAACTTCATCGCGGGCATCCGCGCGCGTGCCGCCACGATGGCGACCGGCGGCGACGTCCGGGAGCAGATGGGCTACGGCCTGGACAGCGTCGCCCGCCAGATCGACCGGGCGAAGGAGATCGTCGGTTCACTGCGGTCCTTCGTCGGGCATCTGGAACAGGTCGAGCAGATGGTCGACCTGAACGAGATCGTCCGGGAGTGCCTGTACTTCATCGAGCTGAGCGCCGCGCCGCACGCCGTGGACGTCCAGATCCGGCTCGATCCGGCGCCTGTGCCGGTGCGGTGCGAACGCGTCCTCACCGGTCAGGTGGTGATGAACCTGTGCCTCAACGCGATCGACGAGACCGCGGAATGCGAACCCGTGCGACGGCGGATCACGGTGGGCACCCGCGCCAAGGAGGGCGTCGGCGTCCTCACCGTCGACGATCACGGCCGCGGTATCGCCAGAGACCCGTTCGCCGAGTCGTTCACCAGCAAACCCGGCGGCAGCGGTATCGGGCTGGCGCTGAGCCATCGCATCATCACCCGGCAGCACGGAAGCATCTGGGCCGAGCGGCGTGAAGGCGGTGGCTCCCGGTTCGGGTTCGCGCTGCCGCTGGCCACGTAAGGGAAATCCTCAGGCGGCGCGGTGGAACTCGGGATATCGCCGGTTTCGGCCACGGCTCTAGCGTCGAGGTATGCCCGATGAGCTGACCACCACCCAGCGACGGTTTCGCGCGGCGATGGCGAACCTTTCGACGGCTGTCAACATCGTCACCACCGACGGCGTCAGCGGCCGCGCCGGCATCACGGTGAGCGCGGTGTGCTCGGTCACCGACACGCCACCGACCCTGCTGGTGTGCGTCAACCAGTCGAGCTACACGCACGACATCTTCCGTACCAACGGGCGGATGGCCATCAACGTCCTGGCGCCCCAGCACAAGGACCTCGCCCTGCAGTTCGCCGGTGCGACGGACGTGCCGATGCTCGACCGGTTCCGGTTCGAGGTCTGGGATCACGACCGGTTCCGCATCCCCGTCGTCCGCGACGCGGCCGCCGTCCTCATCGGAGAGGTCGGCGCCGAGTTCACCCAGGGCACCCACACCGTGCTCTTCGTCGAGGTCGAGGACGTCTTCGTGAACGAGGACGCCGGCGGGCTCGCCTACTTCCGGCGCGAATTCCACCGGATCGCGCCATGAGCGAGCGCACCACTTTGATGTGTTACAACGACACCCACGGATACGGCTGGCGCCATGTGGACCTGTTCGTGCACGACGCCGAGGGCCGTGAGCTGGACTGGGTCCACTGGCAGGCACCGGCCGACGGCCCCGACGCCGCCGACGAGGTGACCGCGCGGGTCGAGCCCCTGTTGAGGCGTACCTCGTAGTGGCGGCACGGGGTGAGCGCCGGCGGTGTGGACTACTGGGAAGCGGATGCCGCGTGGGTGGAGCAGTGAGGCTCGCGCGCCCGTGGTCGCTGCGGGAACTCGTCCGGGATCTGCGAGAGGGGCGGACCACTCCGGAGGATGCTTACCAGCGCGCACTGCGCCGGATCGCCGAGACGGAAGCGGATCTGCACGCCTGGGTCGATCGGGCGGGCTTCCTGCCGGGCGCGGGCGTGCCACTCGGGGTCAAGGACATCATCGATGTGGCGGGCGTGCCCACCCGCTGCGGTTCGGCGCTGCGCGCGGAGGCCGCTCCGGCGACTTCGGACGCGACGATCGTGACCGCGTGGCGCGCGGCCGGCGCCGTGCCGCTCGGGAAGACGGTCACCACCGAGTTCGCGTTCTTCGCCCCTGGCCCGACCCGTAATCCCACGGCTCCCGGTCACACCCCGGGCGGCTCGTCGAGCGGATCGGCCGCCGCCGTCGCGTCCGGGCAGGTCCCGCTGGCGCTGGGCTCGCAGACCGCCGGATCGGTCACGAGGCCGGCGTCATACTGCGGGGTCGCCTCGCTGGTGATGAGCCATGGCCGGTACCCGGTCACCGGGGTGACGGGGCTGAGCTCCAGCCTGGACAGCCACGGCGTCTTCGCGGCCACGGTCTCCGACCTCGCGATCGCCTGGTCCGCGTTGACCGGCGAACCCGCTCCCGTTCGGCCGCCGCGGATCCTGGTGTGGTCGGCCGACGCGCTCGACGTCGTCGAAGCGCCGATGCGGCACGCCGTGACACAAGCGGCGAAGCGTCTGCGGGAAGCTGGGGCGACGGTCTCGGCTTTCCTCGACGAGCGGCTGGTGGCCGATCTCACCGGCGCGCATCCGGTGGTGATGGCCTACGAGTCGGCCCGCGAAAGGGCCGCCGAGCTCGCCGTGGC comes from Amycolatopsis lurida and encodes:
- a CDS encoding aromatic-ring-hydroxylating dioxygenase subunit beta; this translates as MTETLTDPRVVRAIELAWREAALLDAKEYETWQRLYADDGMYIIPIERDAEDFDDVLNMVHDDARMRGLRVRRMTEGYALAAVDSAITVRTVSRFLPGAVDDRSVTLKAAQIIVAYKRGRHDLWAADVDYVVRLGASGDEDRFARKVVRLVNADEAVPAAGFLL
- a CDS encoding aromatic ring-hydroxylating oxygenase subunit alpha produces the protein MATESTAFTAATVYDLPPADLVLGDRVAGRMYTDPAVFDQEMTKIFERSWIWVAHESELPKAGSFKSTHVGRHPVIVTKDRKGEIRTLVNRCRHRGASLCEKKTGHANGFTCPYHAWSYGLDGKLRGIPYPDGYEGVMDKADLGLKTLRTESYGGMIFATLNADAEPLADFLGDVKPWIDRFMAQGGGYPVKVLGTHRFTYRGNWKIQLENTTDGYHFPIVHRSWMASVDAETAEMMSFMTDPTAVTHDLGNGHSVMQMVPEHSDLEADDGSEPLQPRFDGLVAQLEAAGADEAEVRRLVRAVHGTGFNLNLFPNVSMSISFFRVLRPISVDETVIEHVALGSDGPPEIAGPVNRERLRAHEHFQGPFGFGTPDDSEGWDRVQRGAQGAPEMPIMVNRGLGREKPSPEGWPTSHVTDETGMRAAYAQWKRMMSDD
- a CDS encoding acyl-CoA dehydrogenase family protein; its protein translation is MAQIKESPATTLEDVLAKLLERRQEFRDQRYVSRDFVSRLKEAGIYRSATPERFGGAPLPPADFLRIVERISVVDGSTGWVASFGSALVYLAALPVETQAELYAEGPDVCFAGGLFPVQRAEPTASGFLVDGRWKFASGCMGADVLGVGIPGDDTTAGKPRTALLRPEQVEIIQEWDVVGMKGTGSFDLVVDKVEVPREWTFIRGGEPTIDEPLYRYPTLAYASQVLAVVGAGVARAALDFATEVGSGRSGVTGAPKLADRAYYRTGLAEAEATMRSARAYFYEVTDEAWQTVLDGDPVTPEQNAHLRLASTHLARTAAETVNRVIALSGTGAIGNDHPLQWLLGDALVPQQHAFLGPAMYDAAGAVLMGHPPTVPGFQ
- a CDS encoding PAS domain-containing sensor histidine kinase, translated to MQVDPIAPELATGDFVAMMNASKVCVLVHDAATKNILWANPAACEMLEFSLSELRPLKADHMSSSAQQYDRVIGRAWLQAAVDHGSSRIVWHYRSKSGRVIPTDAVAIRVELERGPAVMVQFRDIQRAEEVERELKLTTSYVDALARHTSTVAFMLDAAGAVRFATDSALTFLGLTGDDDRVAGEPLTAYARLHLGGRPVRWTEVVAGADPVGPVQLELPGENATWLEGSLERLSESEVDAYLMILHDVSERVRGEARRELELRHENYLARYNAMGDMAMAIAHELGQPLAAAANFIAGIRARAATMATGGDVREQMGYGLDSVARQIDRAKEIVGSLRSFVGHLEQVEQMVDLNEIVRECLYFIELSAAPHAVDVQIRLDPAPVPVRCERVLTGQVVMNLCLNAIDETAECEPVRRRITVGTRAKEGVGVLTVDDHGRGIARDPFAESFTSKPGGSGIGLALSHRIITRQHGSIWAERREGGGSRFGFALPLAT
- a CDS encoding flavin reductase — protein: MPDELTTTQRRFRAAMANLSTAVNIVTTDGVSGRAGITVSAVCSVTDTPPTLLVCVNQSSYTHDIFRTNGRMAINVLAPQHKDLALQFAGATDVPMLDRFRFEVWDHDRFRIPVVRDAAAVLIGEVGAEFTQGTHTVLFVEVEDVFVNEDAGGLAYFRREFHRIAP
- a CDS encoding amidase, translating into MGGAVRLARPWSLRELVRDLREGRTTPEDAYQRALRRIAETEADLHAWVDRAGFLPGAGVPLGVKDIIDVAGVPTRCGSALRAEAAPATSDATIVTAWRAAGAVPLGKTVTTEFAFFAPGPTRNPTAPGHTPGGSSSGSAAAVASGQVPLALGSQTAGSVTRPASYCGVASLVMSHGRYPVTGVTGLSSSLDSHGVFAATVSDLAIAWSALTGEPAPVRPPRILVWSADALDVVEAPMRHAVTQAAKRLREAGATVSAFLDERLVADLTGAHPVVMAYESARERAAELAVAERLSAPLAHLLRTGAATSSEEYESARAVIADGALRLAEVFGSYDVVLGPAAPGAAPRGLDATGNPVLSRGWQALGLPVIALPGFTDAAGLPLGLQLVGRHGGDAELLGHACWVERVLAGDSW